Proteins from a genomic interval of Streptomyces fodineus:
- a CDS encoding transcriptional regulator, with protein MSDAYASLAEVVDRLGELTGRPGRLPEALDVADLSHRTGIPVGVVVELLTGGRAPETCLAGRVRQRLDFIRETRRRPDGKRYSLDELARIAGTSRQWLSEWRKSGMPGLEHTDRLRRHFCLPAGFFTADEPEALHEALRPVLQGLEAEADPLLRLRESGLVRLAARAPQMNARQLATLADLAEMIIAAERSEIG; from the coding sequence GTGAGTGATGCCTACGCCTCGCTGGCCGAAGTCGTGGACCGGCTCGGCGAGTTGACCGGCAGACCAGGCCGGCTGCCGGAAGCCCTCGACGTGGCCGACCTGTCCCATCGCACCGGCATCCCCGTCGGCGTCGTCGTCGAACTGCTCACCGGTGGGCGGGCACCCGAGACCTGTCTGGCCGGGCGGGTGCGCCAGCGGCTGGACTTCATCCGCGAGACCCGGCGCCGCCCCGACGGCAAGCGGTACTCGCTGGACGAGCTGGCCCGGATCGCCGGCACCAGCAGGCAGTGGCTGAGCGAGTGGCGCAAGAGCGGGATGCCGGGCCTGGAGCACACCGACCGGCTGCGCCGGCACTTCTGCCTGCCCGCCGGGTTCTTCACCGCCGACGAACCGGAGGCGCTGCACGAGGCGTTGCGGCCGGTGCTCCAGGGGCTGGAGGCCGAGGCGGACCCGCTGCTGCGGCTGCGCGAGAGCGGCCTCGTCCGGCTCGCCGCCCGCGCCCCGCAGATGAACGCCCGCCAGCTGGCCACCCTCGCCGACCTCGCCGAGATGATCATCGCGGCGGAGCGGAGCGAGATCGGCTGA
- a CDS encoding nuclear transport factor 2 family protein gives MDLVDALLAQHACEHVILHFVRRLDLGEPADVADLFTEDGIWEWPPPGDGRRIEGREALRAYFGSRPDDGLSCHLMSDVLVTITGPDTASATSSFATYRVDGYEGGAPVPAGPPLQVGRYEDTFRRFDGKWWIASRTLHPPVGGDSGGDTPNVSRSRSAPPR, from the coding sequence ATGGACCTCGTCGACGCACTCCTCGCCCAGCACGCCTGCGAGCACGTCATCCTGCACTTCGTCCGCCGCCTCGACCTCGGTGAACCAGCCGACGTGGCCGACCTGTTCACCGAGGACGGCATCTGGGAGTGGCCCCCGCCGGGGGACGGGCGCCGGATCGAGGGCCGGGAGGCGCTGCGCGCGTACTTCGGCTCCCGCCCCGACGACGGGCTGTCCTGCCACCTGATGTCCGATGTGCTGGTCACGATCACCGGCCCGGACACGGCGAGCGCCACCTCGTCCTTCGCGACGTACCGCGTCGACGGATACGAGGGAGGCGCCCCCGTCCCTGCCGGGCCGCCCCTCCAGGTGGGTCGCTACGAGGACACCTTCCGCCGGTTCGACGGCAAGTGGTGGATCGCCTCCCGCACGCTGCACCCGCCCGTCGGCGGCGACAGCGGCGGCGACACCCCGAACGTCAGCCGATCTCGCTCCGCTCCGCCGCGATGA
- a CDS encoding MBL fold metallo-hydrolase encodes MVKTFDHGGGVRSVAVPIPDNPLGHTLVYVVDTDRGPVLVDTGWDDPDSWGTLVAGLAACGTAVPEVYGVVITHHHPDHHGLSGRVREASGAWVALHAADAAIVRRTRQTRPERWFTYMAAKLSAAGAPEEHVAPLRTARGRRPPGLSPALPDREIVPGELLDLPGRRLRAIWTPGHTPGHVCLHLEEEHPARLPGHGRLFSGDHLLPRITPHIGLYEDPDDATVTDPLGDYLDSLERIGRLGPAEVLPAHQHAFTDAPGRVRELLDHHEQRLAGLLALLAEPLTPWQLARRMEWNRPWAEIPYGSRNIAVSEAESHVRRLVKQGRAEAVPGSEPVAYLAV; translated from the coding sequence ATGGTGAAGACGTTCGATCACGGCGGGGGCGTACGGTCCGTGGCGGTCCCCATCCCCGACAACCCCCTCGGCCACACGCTGGTGTACGTCGTGGACACCGACCGGGGGCCGGTGCTCGTCGACACCGGCTGGGACGACCCGGACTCCTGGGGCACGCTCGTGGCGGGGCTCGCCGCCTGCGGTACGGCGGTGCCGGAGGTGTACGGCGTCGTCATCACGCACCACCACCCCGACCACCACGGTCTGTCGGGCCGGGTGCGCGAGGCCTCCGGTGCCTGGGTGGCGCTGCACGCGGCCGACGCGGCGATCGTGCGCCGGACGCGGCAGACGCGGCCCGAGCGGTGGTTCACGTACATGGCCGCCAAGTTGTCGGCGGCCGGGGCGCCCGAGGAGCACGTGGCACCGCTGCGCACCGCGCGCGGCCGGAGGCCGCCCGGCTTGTCCCCCGCCCTGCCGGACCGGGAGATCGTCCCCGGCGAACTCCTCGACCTGCCCGGCCGCCGGCTGCGCGCGATCTGGACCCCCGGGCACACCCCCGGCCACGTCTGCCTGCACCTGGAGGAGGAGCACCCGGCCCGGCTCCCGGGCCACGGGCGCCTGTTCAGCGGCGACCACCTGCTGCCCCGGATCACCCCGCACATCGGCCTGTACGAGGACCCCGACGACGCGACCGTGACCGACCCCCTCGGCGACTACCTCGACTCCCTGGAGCGGATCGGCCGGCTCGGCCCCGCCGAGGTCCTCCCCGCCCACCAGCACGCCTTCACCGACGCGCCCGGCCGGGTGCGGGAGCTGCTCGACCACCACGAGCAGCGCCTGGCCGGTCTGCTCGCCCTGCTCGCCGAGCCGCTCACCCCCTGGCAGCTCGCCCGGCGCATGGAGTGGAACCGCCCCTGGGCCGAGATCCCCTACGGCTCCCGCAACATCGCGGTCTCGGAGGCCGAGTCCCATGTGCGCCGGCTGGTGAAGCAGGGGCGGGCGGAGGCGGTGCCGGGGAGCGAGCCGGTGGCGTACCTAGCGGTGTAA
- a CDS encoding helix-turn-helix domain-containing protein gives MPGESGTIAVVGPGEALGGTMDTHPRGAPPPVRRFASELRRLRISAGNLQMKTIATRAQCSPATVSEALNGRRLPGEMVTRRLVAVLGGDWSHWQALWREARTELDTLKREGPEAPVEALRAEMVRYPDPSSFYRAVADRIRTARREIRLTHVRLHPPGHWGAAEVAEYFSTVLQWARDHSGEGASVRRIIGVPERDGAPRTAYLTWLREHQQETTDIYAYEARVMPWTASCPWHNTGLVDDSVTFLSFSGAGRQQLTGFSVEGPAFLTYFADSFDQAWGALEPLDAYVARHCR, from the coding sequence GTGCCCGGAGAGAGTGGGACGATCGCGGTCGTCGGACCCGGCGAGGCTCTTGGGGGAACCATGGACACCCATCCGCGCGGCGCGCCGCCGCCCGTGCGGCGATTCGCGTCGGAGCTGCGTCGGCTGCGCATCAGTGCGGGCAACCTTCAGATGAAGACGATCGCCACGCGGGCCCAGTGCAGTCCGGCGACGGTCTCCGAGGCCCTCAACGGGCGTCGTCTGCCCGGCGAGATGGTCACCCGCCGCCTGGTCGCCGTGCTGGGCGGGGACTGGAGCCATTGGCAAGCTCTGTGGCGTGAGGCCAGGACGGAACTGGACACGCTGAAGCGGGAGGGGCCCGAGGCGCCGGTGGAAGCCCTGCGGGCCGAGATGGTGCGCTACCCGGACCCGAGTTCCTTCTACCGCGCCGTGGCCGACCGGATCCGGACGGCCCGCCGCGAGATCCGGCTCACCCACGTCCGGCTCCACCCGCCTGGCCACTGGGGAGCGGCGGAAGTGGCCGAGTACTTCAGCACGGTGCTGCAGTGGGCCAGGGACCACTCCGGCGAGGGCGCCAGCGTCCGGCGCATCATCGGTGTTCCTGAGCGCGACGGCGCGCCTCGGACGGCCTACTTGACGTGGCTGCGCGAACATCAGCAGGAGACCACGGACATATACGCCTACGAGGCGCGCGTCATGCCCTGGACCGCCTCCTGTCCCTGGCACAACACCGGCCTCGTGGACGACTCCGTCACTTTTCTGTCCTTCTCCGGTGCCGGCCGTCAGCAACTGACGGGGTTCAGCGTAGAGGGGCCGGCCTTCCTGACGTACTTCGCGGACAGCTTCGACCAGGCGTGGGGCGCGCTGGAGCCGCTGGACGCGTATGTGGCGCGCCACTGCCGTTAG